A window of Corallococcus macrosporus DSM 14697 contains these coding sequences:
- a CDS encoding two-component system sensor histidine kinase NtrB, with amino-acid sequence MRYALVPILLLCVALTTVGVGVFTLLERNREAQTRQFAVERQAQLDEATRGVAETLEDVAEDLRFAGELMSQPGTLAEHRREMRALLEAVGQYKVIIAYDAHGKEWLRMLDRRMGKQVARAPVLAQMADAGRRALLRPPGDVTMSPPVADERSDSLRVMATALPVDAGGRPAGAVAVLVDTASFFTPLRIVTSDPDARLLLLGAHGLPTSATDPALADWFRRLEVEGSLVPGFQALTARMREGERGSLPLRADEAERLGLGRSEAIAVFTPIRVRGGSHWSAATLVSTATLRAHQQALIWRLLAAALLVALFLVTFAVYVVLAQRRAGALRESRQHADQLAHLHDKTQKILDHIPSGVVALTVDGRISAVNQVLRARMPPDAIGAPLESAFPQAPGPVVSRIRALVSAAASESRAHSILGETLVLFGDEGRFNLHAVPLEARHPEVHTLLVVEDLSNVRALETQLLRAEKLATVGVLAAGIAHEIGTPLGVVRGRAEYVLGKLGKEHPQGPGVAVIIEQIDRVSRTLRQLLDFSRLQPTAVRPVPLNVIFRDVQELLRMEVARRGVRFEVTVPESLPPLAADPDQLEQVLVNLAINACHACGEGGQVTLSAALPESEPWGLVALTVRDDGCGIPREHLNQVFDPFFTTKKRGQGTGLGLTMVAHVVRNHGGRLELESEEGRGTCVTVSWPVAKPSAEERNVG; translated from the coding sequence ATGCGGTACGCGCTCGTCCCCATCCTGCTGCTCTGTGTCGCCCTCACCACGGTGGGGGTGGGGGTCTTCACCCTGTTGGAGCGCAACCGGGAGGCCCAGACGCGGCAGTTCGCGGTGGAGCGCCAGGCCCAGCTCGACGAGGCCACGCGCGGGGTGGCGGAGACGCTGGAGGACGTGGCGGAGGACCTGCGCTTCGCCGGCGAGCTGATGTCCCAGCCCGGCACCCTGGCGGAGCACCGGCGTGAGATGCGCGCGCTGCTGGAGGCGGTGGGCCAGTACAAGGTCATCATCGCCTACGACGCCCATGGCAAGGAGTGGCTGCGCATGCTGGACCGGCGCATGGGCAAGCAGGTGGCGCGGGCCCCGGTGCTGGCGCAGATGGCGGACGCGGGCCGGCGCGCGCTGCTGCGTCCGCCGGGGGACGTCACCATGTCCCCGCCGGTGGCGGACGAGCGCTCGGATTCGCTGCGCGTGATGGCCACCGCGCTGCCGGTGGACGCCGGCGGCCGGCCCGCGGGCGCGGTGGCGGTGCTGGTGGACACGGCGTCCTTCTTCACGCCGCTGCGCATCGTCACGTCGGACCCGGACGCGCGGCTGCTGCTGCTGGGCGCGCATGGCCTGCCGACGTCCGCCACGGACCCCGCGCTGGCGGACTGGTTCCGGCGGCTGGAGGTGGAGGGCTCGCTGGTGCCGGGCTTCCAGGCGCTGACGGCGCGCATGCGCGAGGGCGAGCGTGGCTCCTTGCCCCTGCGCGCGGACGAGGCGGAGCGGTTGGGTCTGGGGCGCTCGGAGGCCATCGCCGTCTTCACGCCCATCCGCGTGCGGGGCGGCAGTCACTGGTCCGCGGCCACGCTGGTCTCCACGGCGACGCTTCGCGCGCACCAGCAGGCGCTCATCTGGCGGCTGCTGGCCGCGGCGCTGCTGGTGGCGCTCTTCCTGGTGACCTTCGCGGTGTACGTGGTGCTGGCGCAGCGCCGCGCGGGGGCGCTGCGGGAGAGCCGCCAGCACGCGGATCAGCTCGCGCACCTGCACGACAAGACGCAGAAGATCCTCGACCACATCCCCTCCGGAGTCGTCGCGCTCACGGTGGACGGGCGCATCAGCGCGGTGAACCAGGTGCTCCGCGCGCGCATGCCCCCGGATGCCATTGGCGCGCCGCTGGAGTCGGCGTTTCCCCAGGCGCCCGGCCCGGTGGTGTCGCGGATTCGCGCCCTGGTGTCGGCCGCCGCCAGCGAGTCACGCGCCCACAGCATCCTGGGTGAAACGCTGGTGCTCTTCGGCGACGAGGGCCGGTTCAACCTCCACGCGGTGCCGCTGGAGGCGCGGCACCCGGAGGTGCACACGCTGCTGGTGGTGGAGGACTTGAGCAACGTGCGCGCGCTGGAGACACAGTTGCTCCGCGCGGAGAAGCTGGCCACGGTGGGCGTGCTCGCCGCTGGCATCGCGCATGAGATTGGCACCCCCCTGGGCGTGGTGCGCGGGCGCGCGGAGTACGTGCTGGGCAAGCTGGGGAAGGAGCACCCCCAGGGCCCCGGCGTCGCCGTCATCATCGAGCAGATCGACCGGGTGAGCCGCACGCTGCGGCAGCTCCTGGACTTCTCGCGCCTCCAGCCCACGGCGGTGCGGCCGGTGCCGTTGAACGTCATCTTCCGCGATGTCCAGGAGCTGCTGCGCATGGAGGTGGCGCGGCGAGGGGTCCGCTTCGAGGTGACGGTGCCGGAGTCGCTGCCGCCGCTGGCGGCGGACCCGGACCAGCTCGAGCAGGTCCTGGTGAACCTGGCGATCAACGCCTGCCATGCGTGTGGCGAGGGCGGGCAGGTGACGTTGAGCGCGGCGCTCCCGGAGTCGGAGCCGTGGGGCCTGGTGGCGCTCACCGTCCGCGACGACGGCTGTGGCATTCCCCGGGAGCATCTCAATCAAGTCTTCGACCCCTTCTTCACCACCAAGAAGCGGGGACAGGGCACGGGGCTGGGCCTGACGATGGTGGCCCACGTCGTGCGCAACCATGGTGGCCGGCTGGAGCTGGAGAGCGAGGA